TGGTATTCGCCATGCCCAACTTGCTGTCTCCCGAACGCTTGCAAACCATGCCCTCATGGTTAAAGAATACTGTCAATTTGGGGCTGGAACTAAGGGGTGGCTCTTACCTTCAGCTTGAGGTTGATTTGAAAGAGGTTGCCAAAGAATATTTGTCAAACCTTTTGGATGAAACACGTCTGAATCTTCGTAAACAGCAGATTGGTTACACTAATTTAGTTGTTGAATCGAAAGGGACGGCTTCTCCTAGTTTGACGTTCTTGCTGCGTAATCCTGACGATGCTGAACAAGCAACTAAAGTTTTGCGAGCTATTGACAGTGGTTTAACGGTTAGCGTTGAAAACGCCAAAGTTACTGCCATTTTGAGCGAGCAAATGCTTGAACATAGAAATCGTTCAATTATTGAACAATCGATTGAGGTTGTTCGAAGGCGCGTGGACGAATCAGGAACTAAAGAACCCATTATTCAACGTCAAGGGGCTGACAGGATTGTGGTCCAGTTGCCAGGCATAGAAGACCCAGCCGAGGTTAAGAAGTTAATCGGTCGTACGGCAAAAATGACCTTCCGTTTGGTTGACAGCGCGACGCCGCCTGTTGTTGGTGCGCCTGGTTCAATGCCCTACAAGTCAGCGCCTTTGGGGACGGAATATTTAGAGGAAGTCTCTCATGAAGGTCAGGTTCGATATTTGGCTGTGAAAAAACAGGTGATGGTCAGCGGTGAATCATTAATTGATGCCCAGGCTACCTTTAGTCATACAGGTCAACCTGCTGTCAGTTTGAAATTTAATTCGGTTGGTGCACGCAAATTCGCGGATATGTCGGCACAAAACATTAAAAAACAGTTTGCGATTGTTCTGGATGACAAGATCATCAGCGCACCTGTTTTTCAGGATATTATTCCCGATGGTAATGGCCAAATTAGCGGTCATTTCACCGTTAAAGAAGCTAATGAGCTGTCGTTACTTTTGCGTGCCGGTGCCCTTCCTGCGCCACTTAAAGTGATTGAAGAGCGCACTGTTGGCCCAAGCTTGGGGGCCGATTCGATTCATGATGGGAAAATTGGTACAGTCGTTGCGTTTATTTTGGTATCGATATTCATGTTCCTCTGTTATGGAACGTTTGGGTTCTTTGCTGATATTGCCCTGATCTTTAACTTGATTTTGCTGTTTGCTGGATTGTCGTTGTTGCAGGCAACATTGACTTTGCCTGGTATTGCGGGTATTGCGCTTACCATTGGTATGGCCGTTGATGCGAACGTTTTGATTTATGAACGCATCAAGGAAGAAATTCGGGCGGGTATCAGACCACTTGCCGCCGTTGATGCTGGGTATAAGCGGGCGGTTACAACGATCATCGATTCGAACCTGACCACCTTGATTGGGGCGGCCGTATTGTTTGAATTTGGCACAGGCCCCATTCGTGGCTTTGCGGTGACGTTGGCCTTGGGTATTTTGATTTCGTTGTTCACGGCCTTATCCCTGACACGTCTGATTATTGTTCTGTGGGCACGTCGACAAAAAGTTTTGGCCCTTCCTCTTTAATCATCTTTGGATTTAATATTTTTTAGGTAAAAGGTTTTCTTATGCGCCGTTTGCAGTTGGTCCCTTATAATACAGCCCTGAACTTCATGGGGTTTCGGTTTATCACCTTTGCGATTGCTGCCGTTGTAACTTTGGCTTCTTTAACAGGGCTCCTCACAAAAGGGTTGAATTATGGCGTTGATTTCCGAGGTGGATTTATTTTAGAAGTTCGCATGCCTCAATCTCCTGATGTGCCGCAGTTGCGAGAGAAATTATCCGCATTAGGTTTGGGCGAAGTCGTGTTGCAAGAATTTGGCGATGCCCGTGATTTGATTATCAAGGTTGAACGTCAGGAAGGCGATGACCACGCCCAGGAAAATGCTGTTGACAGGATAAAAGGAACTCTTGGCGCCGGCGTTGATTACCGAAAAATTGAAACTGTCGGCCCTAAGGTTGGCAGTGAGCTTGTTCAAAATGGATTGAAGGCGGTGGCCTTTGCCCTGATGGCCATGTTGGTTTATATTGCGATTCGTTTTGAGTGGCAGTTTGCCTTGTGCGCCATTTTAGCCCTGGCCCATGACTGTATTGCGATTTTAGGACTGTTTTCATTATTTCCTTTTGAGTTTAATGAAACGGCCATTATCGCGATTTTGATTACGGCCGGTTATTCAATTAACGATACGATTGTGATTTTTGACCGTATTCGTGAAAACATTCAAAAATACAAAAAGTTATCGATGGGTGAACTGATTAACAAAAGCTTGAACGAGACCTTGTCGCGGACGACGCTTACGGCGACCACGACCCTGTTGGCATTGCTAGCATTATATTTCTTTGGCGGAAAAGTCATTTCCACGTTCAGCCTGCCTATTATCATTGGTATCATCATCGGGTCCTTCTCATCCATATGTCTGGCCGCCCCCTTGTTGTCGTATTTGAACCTGAAGCGGGGCGAAGAGGTGAAGGAGTGATTAAGATCATGCTTCTATTTAAAAAAGTAAAAAAGAAAATCAAAGAAGTTATTCTTGTTCTTAAAAGAGAACACCTTTTTGTAGAGAAGAAAAATTTAAAGGATTTTGTTGTCGAAAATTTTCTAGCATTAAATACTCATGAAAAATTTAAAGCCTTACATAAAAATCAATTTCATTCCTAATATGGAGAAGATTTAATTCTGTCCATAGCGTTTATTGATGAGTTAGATAAACACCGATTTTACATAGATGTAGGGGCAAATTCTCCCCACGATGATTCAGTAACCAAATTATTTTATGATTTAGGATGGAAAGGTATCAACATTGAACCTATTACCTACCTACATGATCAACTCCAAGAAGCACGTCCCAATGATATTAATCTGCCTATTCTGGTAGGCCAAGAAGCTAAGGATATTACTTTTTGTGAAATTATCAGTGAGTCCCACGGGCTATCTACTGCCAATAGTGAGGAGATCAAAAAATTGCAAGAAAGACAGCTGCCCTTCAAAACTTATAGCGTTAAACAAAAAACTTTAGATCAAGTGTTTGAAGAATATAATGTTTCCCTTGTTTCCTTTTTGAAGATAGACGTTGAGGGAAATGAAAAAGAAGTTTTAGAAGGCATAACCCTTTCTAAAAACAGGCCTATTGTTATAGTGGTTGAGAGCACGTTTCCTTGTACAATGACCCCCAGTTATCAAGATTGGGAACATATCATTACAGAAAATGACTACGTGTTCGCATTATCCAGCGTCATTAACCGGTATTATGTCAGGAAGGAAAATCCTGAATATCTAGCTCGATTCGCCTTAGCTGGCAGAATTATGAAAATGTTAGAGGATTGAATCCCAATATTGCTCAAGAACTAATCCGCCCCCCGCTGACAGCTTCCAAAACCCCAGTGGTTGTTGGTAAGGTGAGGGGCAGGTTCTGGCGGGATCGCATAGCCAAATAGGCGAATGCTTGGGCCTCTATAAGGTCGCCGTTCCAGCCGAAATCCTCAACAACCTGTGTGCTAAATCCTTCACTTAATTGTTTTCTTAAAAACATATTGTGCCGCCCACCACCTGTTAAAATCAGTTTTTGGATTTGCGGATAAGGGCTGAGGGCGTTAGTAATGGCCTGTACCGTAAAGGCCGTTAAGGTGGCTGCACCATCGTTTGTGCTCAAGGGCTCACAATCTGTTAGAAACCTGTAAAATGTTTGGCGATCGAGGGACTTCGGTAAATCATTATCAAAGAAGGGATGTTGCAACCATTTCTCCACCAGGTGATTTTGAGCGGTACCCTTTGCTGCTGTTTCTCCGTTTTTGTCATAATTTTGACCTGTCCGATTTTTCATCCAGTCATCAATCAGCGCGCCACCCGGTCCTGTATCTCCGGCGTACAAGCCATCATCGGTGATAATTGTTACGTTTGCTACACCTCCCACATTCACAAACGCCACGGGCTTGGGCAAATCAGCCGCCAAGGCCTGATGAAAAACGGGCACTAACGGCGCCCCTTCACCTCCATGGGTTACATCGTTTTGACGAAAGTCATAGACAACGGGAATGCCCAAATCAGTTGCCATTTTTTGGCCGTCGCCAATTTGTATGGTTTGAGCGTTTGACGTTTCCGTGCGAGGACGATGAAGAATAGTTTGACCATGGAATCCAATAAGTGCGGGTTGAATGCCCGCTTGATCCACCAGTTGACGGACTACGTGGGTGTGATGGTCGGTTAATTTTTGTTCAAGGGAACCTCTGTTGTCTGCAAAAGGGTTTTGCAACAAATCGAACAATTCCGCGCGAAAAGCCGGGTCGTAGGGCAGGGTCAGGCCAGGCCCAAGCTCGCTCACCTGAACACCATCGGTTTTCACATAGGCCGCATCAATCCCATCCAGGGACGTGCCGCTCATCAATCCGATGACCCAAACTGGTTTCATTTTCAGTACTTCCCATGTTAAAAAGATAGATCATTCTACTTTGAAGTTTTCGGTTATGACACAGTATCGTTCTGATTTTTTGCATATCGCCCAGGCGCGCGGGTTTATTCACCAGGGAACCGACCTAACGGCCCTTGATCAGTTGATGCACAAAGAATGCGTGCCAGCCTATCTTGGCTTTGATGCCACGGCGACCAGTCTGCATGTGGGCAGTTTGGTCGGCATTATGTGGTTGCGCCTTTTGCAGAAAACAGGTCATAAACCGTTGGTCTTGATGGGTGGTGGGACCAGCAAAATTGGGGATCCAACCTTTAAAGACACGGCCAGAAAACTGTTAAATGATGAAGACATCCAACAAAATATTCAGGGTATCAGCCAGGTTTTTGCCAAGTATCTGACCTTTGGTGTTCATCAAACCGAT
This region of Candidatus Finniella inopinata genomic DNA includes:
- the secD gene encoding protein translocase subunit SecD, with amino-acid sequence MLVIPRWKLWTILGICFFGMVFAMPNLLSPERLQTMPSWLKNTVNLGLELRGGSYLQLEVDLKEVAKEYLSNLLDETRLNLRKQQIGYTNLVVESKGTASPSLTFLLRNPDDAEQATKVLRAIDSGLTVSVENAKVTAILSEQMLEHRNRSIIEQSIEVVRRRVDESGTKEPIIQRQGADRIVVQLPGIEDPAEVKKLIGRTAKMTFRLVDSATPPVVGAPGSMPYKSAPLGTEYLEEVSHEGQVRYLAVKKQVMVSGESLIDAQATFSHTGQPAVSLKFNSVGARKFADMSAQNIKKQFAIVLDDKIISAPVFQDIIPDGNGQISGHFTVKEANELSLLLRAGALPAPLKVIEERTVGPSLGADSIHDGKIGTVVAFILVSIFMFLCYGTFGFFADIALIFNLILLFAGLSLLQATLTLPGIAGIALTIGMAVDANVLIYERIKEEIRAGIRPLAAVDAGYKRAVTTIIDSNLTTLIGAAVLFEFGTGPIRGFAVTLALGILISLFTALSLTRLIIVLWARRQKVLALPL
- a CDS encoding FkbM family methyltransferase — its product is MDVGANSPHDDSVTKLFYDLGWKGINIEPITYLHDQLQEARPNDINLPILVGQEAKDITFCEIISESHGLSTANSEEIKKLQERQLPFKTYSVKQKTLDQVFEEYNVSLVSFLKIDVEGNEKEVLEGITLSKNRPIVIVVESTFPCTMTPSYQDWEHIITENDYVFALSSVINRYYVRKENPEYLARFALAGRIMKMLED
- the secF gene encoding protein translocase subunit SecF, coding for MRRLQLVPYNTALNFMGFRFITFAIAAVVTLASLTGLLTKGLNYGVDFRGGFILEVRMPQSPDVPQLREKLSALGLGEVVLQEFGDARDLIIKVERQEGDDHAQENAVDRIKGTLGAGVDYRKIETVGPKVGSELVQNGLKAVAFALMAMLVYIAIRFEWQFALCAILALAHDCIAILGLFSLFPFEFNETAIIAILITAGYSINDTIVIFDRIRENIQKYKKLSMGELINKSLNETLSRTTLTATTTLLALLALYFFGGKVISTFSLPIIIGIIIGSFSSICLAAPLLSYLNLKRGEEVKE
- a CDS encoding anhydro-N-acetylmuramic acid kinase produces the protein MKPVWVIGLMSGTSLDGIDAAYVKTDGVQVSELGPGLTLPYDPAFRAELFDLLQNPFADNRGSLEQKLTDHHTHVVRQLVDQAGIQPALIGFHGQTILHRPRTETSNAQTIQIGDGQKMATDLGIPVVYDFRQNDVTHGGEGAPLVPVFHQALAADLPKPVAFVNVGGVANVTIITDDGLYAGDTGPGGALIDDWMKNRTGQNYDKNGETAAKGTAQNHLVEKWLQHPFFDNDLPKSLDRQTFYRFLTDCEPLSTNDGAATLTAFTVQAITNALSPYPQIQKLILTGGGRHNMFLRKQLSEGFSTQVVEDFGWNGDLIEAQAFAYLAMRSRQNLPLTLPTTTGVLEAVSGGRISS